A single window of Cryptosporangium minutisporangium DNA harbors:
- a CDS encoding flagellin, which yields MSLRINTNVSAANAYRNLSVNDKSVSGSLEKLSSGLRINRAADDAAGLSISEGLKSQIGGLTVAARNAQDGVNVAQTADGALNESSAILQRMRDLAVQAANSGSQDVDAQKAADTEFSALGKELTRISSSTMFGSQSLLGGDYEGKFQVDSASVNTNAAAQITLDLSGGNIETMTGYAGAPGTGIEGLDAEGLGLGDPEAADPTTRTNLLSDTAADDAIERLDNAIKGVSAVRSSIGAIQNRFEHTINNVNVAIENLSASKSSITDTDMASEMVKFSKNQILSQAGTSMLAQANQSGQGVLRLLG from the coding sequence ATGTCCCTTCGCATCAACACCAACGTCTCCGCAGCGAACGCCTACCGGAACCTGTCGGTCAACGACAAGTCGGTCTCCGGCTCGCTCGAGAAGCTGTCCTCCGGTCTGCGGATCAACCGGGCCGCGGACGACGCGGCCGGCCTCTCGATCAGCGAGGGACTGAAGTCGCAGATCGGTGGCCTCACGGTCGCCGCTCGCAACGCTCAGGACGGCGTCAACGTCGCCCAGACCGCGGACGGCGCGCTCAACGAGTCCTCCGCCATCCTGCAGCGCATGCGTGACCTCGCTGTCCAGGCGGCGAACTCCGGTTCGCAGGACGTCGACGCGCAGAAGGCCGCCGACACCGAGTTTTCGGCGCTGGGCAAGGAACTCACCCGCATCTCCAGCAGCACGATGTTCGGTAGCCAGTCGCTGCTCGGCGGGGACTACGAGGGCAAGTTCCAGGTCGACTCCGCGTCGGTCAACACCAACGCTGCCGCGCAGATCACGCTCGACCTGAGCGGCGGCAACATCGAGACGATGACCGGCTACGCCGGGGCTCCCGGCACCGGTATCGAAGGCCTGGACGCCGAGGGCCTCGGCCTGGGTGACCCGGAGGCCGCCGACCCGACCACCCGGACCAACCTGCTGTCCGACACCGCAGCCGACGACGCGATCGAGCGGCTCGACAACGCGATCAAGGGCGTCTCGGCGGTCCGCTCCTCGATCGGTGCGATCCAGAACCGGTTCGAGCACACGATCAACAACGTCAACGTCGCGATCGAGAACCTGAGCGCCTCGAAGTCGAGCATCACCGACACCGACATGGCGTCGGAGATGGTGAAGTTCTCGAAGAACCAGATCCTGTCGCAGGCCGGCACCTCGATGTTGGCGCAGGCCAACCAGAGCGGTCAGGGCGTCCTTCGGCTCCTTGGCTGA
- a CDS encoding GAF domain-containing sensor histidine kinase, with protein MGGPQRSAQEANRLRSLRDQQILDTGAEPEFDSIAQLAAEICEAPIALITLVDEDRQWFKARVGYEPQETALNASFCVRALDVPDLLEVPDTRDDARFADNPMVTGEPYIRFYAGSPMRVSDGHALGTVCVLDRTPRTLSAAQRRALRALARHATAEVELRRYAHEAAGHAGRAQELDELKDRILSTVGHELRTPLSSIRGYLEVLLDDSDRLDPVLARQFLGVMQRNSERLLHLVDDMLTAAEFGTGAFSLRLADVDLAALVTAVVEENRPLTDHQRVRLVLEAPERVVVSAARRPLEQALRHLLLNAIRYTAQGEIRVRVEDNPDPAVVVSDTGAGIAAEDLPRLFDPFYRSAEADADAVQGVGLGLTVVRAIVEAHGGRITIDSEPAQGTTVRLTLCAAGRAPSP; from the coding sequence ATGGGCGGTCCGCAGCGCAGTGCGCAGGAGGCGAACCGGCTGAGGTCCCTCCGCGACCAACAGATCCTGGACACCGGCGCGGAACCGGAGTTCGATTCGATCGCGCAGCTCGCGGCCGAGATCTGCGAGGCGCCGATCGCTCTGATCACGCTGGTCGACGAGGACCGGCAGTGGTTCAAGGCGCGGGTCGGGTACGAACCGCAGGAGACCGCTCTGAACGCGTCGTTCTGCGTCCGCGCGCTCGACGTCCCCGACCTGCTGGAGGTCCCGGACACCCGCGACGACGCCCGATTCGCGGACAACCCGATGGTGACCGGGGAACCGTACATCCGGTTCTACGCGGGGTCGCCGATGCGGGTCAGCGACGGGCACGCGCTCGGCACCGTGTGTGTGCTCGACCGGACGCCGCGCACGCTGAGCGCGGCGCAGCGCAGGGCCCTGCGCGCGCTCGCGCGGCACGCCACCGCGGAGGTGGAGCTGCGCCGCTACGCGCACGAAGCGGCTGGTCACGCCGGGCGGGCGCAGGAGCTGGACGAGCTCAAAGATCGGATCCTCAGCACGGTGGGCCACGAGCTACGGACGCCACTGTCGTCGATCCGCGGATACCTCGAGGTCCTGCTGGACGACTCCGATCGGCTCGATCCGGTCCTGGCCCGGCAGTTCCTCGGGGTGATGCAGCGGAACTCCGAGCGGCTCCTGCACCTGGTCGACGACATGCTCACCGCGGCCGAGTTCGGGACCGGCGCGTTCAGCCTCCGGCTGGCCGACGTCGATCTCGCCGCGCTGGTCACCGCGGTGGTCGAGGAGAACCGGCCGCTCACCGACCATCAGCGGGTGCGGTTGGTGCTGGAAGCGCCGGAGCGAGTGGTCGTATCGGCGGCCCGCCGCCCACTCGAGCAGGCGCTGCGACACCTGCTGCTCAACGCGATCCGGTACACCGCGCAGGGGGAGATCCGGGTCCGGGTCGAGGACAACCCGGATCCCGCGGTGGTGGTCAGCGACACCGGGGCCGGCATCGCGGCCGAGGACCTGCCGCGGCTGTTCGACCCGTTCTACCGGTCGGCGGAGGCGGATGCGGATGCGGTGCAGGGCGTAGGGCTCGGCTTGACGGTGGTGCGGGCGATCGTCGAGGCCCACGGCGGTCGGATCACGATCGACAGCGAGCCTGCCCAAGGCACCACGGTCCGCCTCACTCTGTGCGCGGCTGGGCGGGCTCCATCGCCGTAG